A single region of the Plantactinospora soyae genome encodes:
- a CDS encoding PP2C family protein-serine/threonine phosphatase, with product MTATGSTGAAGSTAKPCPEHGPPDAPEHRYCEVCGRELERVAAAEPTGSPAWAAGESGGLRPSSAPEPSGATELSRLTALAGSTGSSSQTELSRLAALAGPTEAFRPTGTAGVPEPLRPAGPVGHPSPATPPGPFAPSGPTAPPGQYSPAGPTHGSPGATGATSWGGSAAPTGSSTTGVWSVSSGPVAVPRPAAWSTPAAPAAPSVPAAPPAPAGWGPPPPPPAPAGWSAPGAPAGWGVPAQPAPTATAPQSQSGSGATADPWLSSRAVGQPCPGCGKPPVGNPGLCDHCGQRWLVGRDRADLDLGPVAAVTDKARRRRNEDAVAIGRLGQTIAAVVCDGVSTSLRADVAAHAATEAGLTAMLSALSAGANAPDAIIASGRAAATAARATAASDDGQVPPSCTFVCAVVTVGSVSIGWIGDSRAYWLGPDGAVNEAVCLTIDDSVVGQIRAGRPVPPGAELDPTSKALIRWLGADSSDAEPQVMTFQPNRPGRLVLCSDGLSHYLPNAPALAARVPGPGGPAPIAIARDLTRFAVEAGGHDNVAVAVLPFPPVVQAGGPVVRPGGPNA from the coding sequence ATGACGGCCACGGGTAGTACCGGCGCGGCCGGCAGCACGGCCAAACCCTGCCCCGAGCACGGCCCGCCGGACGCGCCGGAGCACCGGTACTGCGAGGTGTGCGGTCGGGAACTGGAGCGCGTCGCGGCGGCGGAGCCGACCGGGTCACCGGCCTGGGCGGCGGGGGAGTCCGGCGGGCTACGACCGTCGTCGGCGCCCGAGCCGTCCGGCGCGACCGAGTTGTCCCGGCTGACCGCGTTGGCGGGGTCCACCGGGTCGTCGTCGCAGACCGAGCTCTCCCGGCTCGCGGCGCTGGCCGGACCCACCGAAGCGTTCCGGCCGACCGGAACGGCCGGTGTACCGGAACCCCTGCGGCCCGCCGGGCCGGTCGGTCATCCGAGCCCGGCCACACCTCCCGGTCCGTTCGCGCCGTCGGGGCCGACCGCCCCTCCCGGGCAGTACTCGCCCGCCGGGCCGACGCACGGATCGCCCGGAGCGACCGGGGCCACGAGCTGGGGTGGATCGGCGGCACCGACCGGCTCGTCCACGACCGGGGTCTGGAGCGTGTCGTCCGGCCCGGTCGCCGTGCCCCGCCCGGCCGCCTGGAGCACACCCGCGGCACCGGCAGCGCCGTCCGTACCGGCGGCACCGCCCGCACCGGCCGGATGGGGTCCGCCGCCCCCACCCCCGGCGCCTGCCGGGTGGAGCGCCCCGGGCGCGCCGGCCGGCTGGGGTGTACCGGCGCAGCCAGCACCCACGGCGACCGCTCCGCAGAGCCAGTCCGGTTCCGGCGCGACGGCCGACCCCTGGCTCTCGTCCCGGGCGGTCGGTCAACCCTGTCCAGGGTGCGGTAAACCGCCGGTGGGCAACCCGGGCCTTTGTGACCACTGTGGACAGCGGTGGCTCGTCGGCCGGGACCGGGCGGACCTGGACCTCGGCCCGGTCGCCGCGGTCACCGACAAGGCCCGGCGACGGCGCAACGAGGACGCCGTCGCGATCGGCCGACTCGGACAGACGATCGCGGCCGTCGTGTGTGACGGGGTATCGACCTCGTTGCGCGCCGACGTGGCCGCGCACGCGGCGACGGAAGCCGGTCTGACGGCCATGCTGTCGGCGCTGTCGGCCGGTGCCAACGCCCCCGACGCGATCATCGCCAGCGGCCGGGCCGCCGCCACCGCGGCCCGGGCGACCGCCGCCAGCGACGATGGGCAGGTGCCGCCGAGCTGTACGTTCGTCTGCGCGGTGGTCACCGTCGGCTCGGTGTCGATCGGCTGGATCGGCGACAGTCGGGCGTACTGGCTCGGCCCCGATGGCGCGGTGAACGAGGCCGTCTGCCTCACCATCGACGACTCGGTGGTCGGACAGATCCGGGCCGGCCGCCCGGTGCCGCCCGGTGCCGAGCTGGATCCCACCTCGAAGGCGCTGATCCGTTGGCTCGGCGCGGACTCCAGCGACGCGGAGCCGCAGGTGATGACGTTCCAGCCGAACCGGCCGGGACGGCTGGTGCTCTGCTCCGACGGGTTGTCGCACTACCTGCCCAACGCGCCCGCGTTGGCCGCCCGGGTGCCGGGACCCGGTGGTCCCGCCCCGATCGCGATCGCCCGGGACCTGACCCGGTTCGCCGTGGAGGCCGGCGGACACGACAACGTCGCCGTCGCGGTGCTGCCGTTCCCGCCGGTCGTCCAAGCGGGAGGGCCCGTCGTACGACCGGGAGGGCCCAACGCGTGA
- a CDS encoding serine/threonine-protein kinase has translation MAPTSTGAFAPSTGGGGLSSAAGATSTATGTGALTGTGRAAAPTGRGRAAVPTGTGRAAVPSAGAGPAPGVGVGPASSGHGPGPASTGTGPASTGTGRGPASTGTGPTGLGTMPSRGTANSGTRGSTRSRSAARGGLGAGLVDIARVPLRDPATAVMSEPKVAESRRFCISCEKPVGRGRDGKPGRAEGFCPHCGSRFSFLPRLGAGDIINGRYEILGALAYGGLGWIYLARDRNVSDTVSDRWVVLKGLINTSDADAMASAVAERRFLVELDHPNIVKIHDFVEHPDPRTGTPVGYIVMEYVGGQSLRDMLLSRRRDSGQRALPLPEVIAYGVEILPALDYLHDRNLLFCDFKPDNVIHAEEQLKLLDLGAVRHVDDSASAIFGTPGYQAPEVGTFGPSVASDIYTVGRALAVLSLDFRGFSTTFANRLPEPSDAPLFAAEMSYHRLLRRATHPDPDRRFQSAAEMSEQLLGVLREVLSAADGVPRPAVSRQFTPERRAFGTDAGEVNRAVAGRAWGAGGGVPPGSIAPAPAAVAAALPLPQVDVLDPGAGFLASLGATDPAELVRQLTAAPVRSVEVALRLAGARIERGDLAGAGADLDRLAAADPFDWRVDWYRGIAALTANRPAEARVAFDAVYDVLPGEPAARLALAVSAECTGDRELAARLYDRVWRADRGHLSAAFGLARIRFLVGDRVGALAVLDQVPDSSSQHVAAQVAAVRASLPGLSGGGTGPDELLRASARLERLGLDVERQTRLTIEVLEVALAWVRGRTVPTSDARILGHDLTERGLRFGLERSYRTLAQLSRDPELRIALVDHANAVRPRTLV, from the coding sequence GTGGCACCCACCAGCACGGGCGCGTTCGCGCCGTCCACGGGTGGCGGTGGGCTGTCGTCGGCTGCCGGTGCGACCTCGACGGCGACCGGTACCGGCGCGCTGACGGGTACCGGGCGGGCCGCCGCGCCGACCGGTCGGGGGCGGGCCGCGGTGCCGACCGGGACCGGGCGGGCGGCGGTGCCGAGTGCCGGCGCCGGACCGGCGCCGGGTGTGGGGGTCGGGCCGGCGTCGTCAGGCCACGGTCCAGGCCCGGCGTCCACGGGTACGGGGCCGGCGTCGACCGGCACCGGCAGAGGCCCGGCGTCGACGGGCACCGGCCCGACAGGCCTCGGCACAATGCCCAGCCGGGGCACGGCGAACTCCGGCACGCGGGGATCGACCCGGTCCCGCAGTGCGGCCCGGGGCGGGCTCGGCGCCGGCCTGGTGGACATCGCCCGGGTGCCACTGCGGGATCCGGCCACGGCGGTGATGTCCGAGCCGAAGGTCGCCGAGTCGCGGCGGTTCTGCATCAGCTGCGAGAAGCCGGTGGGTCGGGGCCGCGACGGCAAGCCCGGCCGGGCCGAGGGCTTCTGTCCGCACTGCGGCAGCCGATTCTCCTTTCTCCCCAGGCTCGGCGCGGGCGACATCATCAACGGGCGGTACGAGATCCTCGGCGCCCTTGCGTACGGCGGCCTGGGCTGGATCTATCTGGCCCGGGACCGGAACGTCAGCGACACGGTCAGCGACCGTTGGGTGGTCCTGAAGGGACTCATCAACACCTCGGACGCCGACGCGATGGCCTCTGCGGTGGCCGAGCGTCGGTTCCTGGTCGAGTTGGACCACCCGAACATCGTCAAGATCCACGATTTCGTGGAGCATCCCGACCCGCGCACCGGCACCCCGGTCGGCTACATCGTCATGGAGTACGTCGGTGGCCAGTCCCTGCGGGACATGCTGCTCTCCCGGCGCCGCGACAGCGGCCAGCGGGCCCTGCCACTGCCCGAGGTGATCGCGTACGGGGTGGAGATCCTGCCGGCGCTGGACTACCTGCACGACCGGAACCTGTTGTTCTGCGACTTCAAACCGGACAACGTGATCCACGCCGAGGAGCAGCTCAAACTTCTCGACCTGGGCGCGGTACGACACGTCGACGACAGCGCCAGCGCCATTTTCGGCACTCCCGGCTACCAGGCGCCGGAGGTCGGCACCTTCGGACCGTCGGTCGCCTCCGACATCTACACCGTGGGTCGGGCGCTGGCCGTGCTCAGCCTCGACTTCCGTGGCTTCTCGACGACCTTCGCCAACCGGCTGCCGGAACCGTCCGACGCCCCGCTGTTCGCCGCCGAGATGTCGTACCACCGGCTGCTCCGGCGTGCGACGCATCCCGATCCCGATCGACGGTTCCAGAGCGCGGCCGAGATGAGCGAGCAACTGCTCGGCGTCCTGCGGGAGGTGCTCTCGGCCGCGGACGGCGTACCCCGACCGGCGGTGTCCCGGCAGTTCACCCCGGAGCGACGCGCGTTCGGCACCGACGCGGGCGAGGTCAACCGGGCCGTCGCCGGTCGGGCCTGGGGAGCCGGCGGTGGGGTGCCGCCCGGCTCGATAGCGCCGGCCCCGGCGGCGGTGGCCGCCGCGCTACCGCTGCCACAGGTCGACGTGCTCGACCCGGGGGCCGGATTCCTCGCCTCGCTCGGCGCGACCGACCCCGCGGAACTGGTCCGGCAGTTGACGGCGGCACCGGTACGCAGCGTGGAGGTGGCGCTCCGGCTGGCCGGAGCCCGGATCGAGCGGGGTGACCTGGCCGGGGCGGGCGCCGACCTGGATCGCCTGGCCGCGGCCGACCCGTTCGACTGGCGGGTGGACTGGTACCGGGGGATCGCGGCGCTGACGGCGAACCGCCCCGCCGAGGCCCGGGTGGCGTTCGACGCCGTGTACGACGTGTTGCCGGGGGAGCCGGCGGCCCGGCTGGCGTTGGCCGTGAGCGCGGAGTGCACCGGCGACCGGGAGCTGGCCGCCAGACTTTACGACCGGGTGTGGCGCGCCGATCGCGGCCACCTGAGCGCGGCGTTCGGGCTGGCCAGGATCCGGTTCCTGGTCGGCGACCGGGTGGGCGCGCTCGCCGTGCTCGACCAGGTGCCGGACAGTTCGAGCCAGCACGTCGCCGCGCAGGTGGCGGCGGTCCGGGCCAGCCTGCCCGGACTGAGTGGCGGCGGGACCGGCCCTGACGAGCTGCTGCGGGCCTCCGCCCGGTTGGAGCGGCTCGGGCTGGATGTCGAGCGGCAGACCCGACTCACCATCGAGGTGCTGGAGGTCGCCCTGGCCTGGGTTCGGGGCCGTACGGTGCCGACGTCCGACGCCAGGATCCTGGGGCACGATCTCACCGAGCGGGGCCTCCGGTTCGGGCTGGAACGGTCGTACCGGACGCTGGCCCAGCTCTCCCGGGATCCGGAGCTCCGGATCGCACTGGTCGACCACGCGAACGCGGTCCGGCCGAGGACGCTGGTATGA